The segment CATCCTGCTCGCCCGTCAGGTCAACGTCCCCAACCTGGTCGTCTTCCTGAATAAGGTCGACCTGGTCGATGACCCGGAGCTGCTCGAACTGGTCGAGCTGGAGGTCCGCGAACTGCTGACCAGCTACAACTTCCCCGGCGACGAGATCCCCTTCGTCCGCGGCAGCGCGCTCAAAGCGTTGGAGGCGGGCTCCGGCGACCGGACGAACCCGGCGGCTGCGCCCATCTTCGAACTGATGGATGCCGTCGACACGTACTTCCCGGCCCCGGTCCGCGTCCTGGATAAACCGTTCCTCATGCCGATCGAGGACGTCTTCTCGATCTCCGGCCGTGGGACCGTCGTGACCGGCCGCGTCGAGCGCGGCATCATCAAGGTGGCCGACGAGGTGGAGCTCGTCGGGATCCGAGACGTCCAGCGGACCGTCGTCACCGGCGTCGAGATGTTCCGCAAACTCCTCGACCAGGGCCAGGCCGGCGATAACGTGGGACTCCTCCTCCGGGGGACCAAGCGTGAGGAGGTCGAGCGCGGCCAGGTCGTGGCCAAGCCCGGCTCCATCACCCCCCACACCCGCTTTAAGGCGGAGGCGTATATCCTCACCAAGGAAGAGGGCGGCCGCCATACCCCCTTCTTCAACGGCTACCGGCCCCAGTTCTACTTCCGCACCACCGATGTAACGGGGGTCTGTACACTCCCGGCCGGGACCGAGATGGTCATGCCGGGAGACAACGTGAGTATGGCGGTCGAACTGATTCAGCCGATTGCCATGGAGAAGGAGTTGCGCTTCGCCATCCGCGAGGGCGGCCGCACCGTTGGGGCCGGCGTGGTGAGCGAGGTCGTGGAGTAGGGGCGAGTTTCGCTG is part of the Candidatus Methylomirabilis lanthanidiphila genome and harbors:
- the tuf_3 gene encoding elongation factor Tu; protein product: MAKAKFERTKEHMNIGTIGHIDHGKTTLTAAITKVLHAANPKITFVPFDQIDKAPEEKERGITINIAHVEYETQKRHYAHVDCPGHADYIKNMITGAAQMDGAILVVAASEGPMPQTREHILLARQVNVPNLVVFLNKVDLVDDPELLELVELEVRELLTSYNFPGDEIPFVRGSALKALEAGSGDRTNPAAAPIFELMDAVDTYFPAPVRVLDKPFLMPIEDVFSISGRGTVVTGRVERGIIKVADEVELVGIRDVQRTVVTGVEMFRKLLDQGQAGDNVGLLLRGTKREEVERGQVVAKPGSITPHTRFKAEAYILTKEEGGRHTPFFNGYRPQFYFRTTDVTGVCTLPAGTEMVMPGDNVSMAVELIQPIAMEKELRFAIREGGRTVGAGVVSEVVE